A segment of the Bacillus pseudomycoides genome:
CACTTCTGAACGATTTTTATTATTTCTACGCAAGTGCATTAAAATTTCATTTTCTATACAACGTGATGCATAAGTTGCTAGTTTTATTTTCTTTTCAGGATTAAAGGTATTCACAGCTTTAATAAGACCAATTGTTCCAATACTAATTAAATCTTCAATATTAATTCCTGTATTTTCAAATTTACGGGCTATATACACAACAAGCCGTAAGTTGCGTTCAATGAGTAATGATCGTGCCGCTTGATCACCTTTTGGCAATTTATTGAGGAGTACTTCTTCCTCCTCTTTTGTTAAAGGCGGCGGCAATGCCTCACTTCCACCAATATAGTAAATTTCATCGGTCTTAATTCCGAGTTTCAACAATACTTTATACCAAAGATATATGAAATAAAATTTTATTTTCGCCATATTCTCCCGCCTCTCATAATTAAGCAATTGTCACTTTTTGTGACATCAACATTTTCGGATGTATAATACATTGATACTCTCCATTTGTAGACAATTGCTGTGTATTTAAGCCGATTAATACTTTGTTTACGACCGTATCGCTTCCTTCATGATGAATTTGAACAACATCCGGCTTAATTGCCCATAAAAATTGATGATCAACTCCTACTGCTCGAAAAGGAATTAAACGTAGTCTCGTTGCCCACCCTGAATCATTTTCTGGTATTTGCGGAATCTCTGTTTTTGAATAAATCTGCTGTGTTAACCATGTTGGTAAAAAATGCTCTAATGATGAAACGTGCATAATCATAACCGGTGTTTTCGTTAAAGGGTCATAAAGTTGATTTCCACTATCAATCAATCCATCTAGTTTAATTTCATTTTCAGCAAGTCTAATATTCACTTGTACAATTTGGTCATAATGAATTTTAGTCACTTCCACATTTTCAATACGTTTTTTTGAAAAGTAATAAATAATTGGAAATCCCAAAATGACAAACATCCAGCTTACTGGATCACCATAAGAAATTGCTTTCGCCTGAACTAATCCATCTACCATTTCATTCGTTTGTAGGAAAAAATGAGTCCCAATTAATCCTCCTCCTACCATAAATGTTACAAAATAAAAGGTAAAAACAGTCTGTGTATAATCTCTAAAAGTTGTAAACCCAAATGCTGTATACACAATAAGTAAAGAGTACAATAGTTTCATAATTGGGTGTGTCATCATAGAAGCAAAAGGAGTAAAGGCAAAAATAACAATTGTAGAACCAATTAATGCCCCTAACACAAGCCTCCATCTCTTGATCTTCTTTTTCAACACAGTTGCCGTTAATAAAAGTAAAAGAAAATCAATGCAGGCGTTTAACAACCAAACAACGTCGGCGTAAACAACCAAACAATTCACCTCTTTTTTTAAGTTGAGACTAGTATAAAGCATATCCAATAGGAAAGTGTGTCAATTTACGGAGGGGTTTTTTTGTTATTTTGTGGTTTCTAGACATAATCTGTCGTGAGGTATATGTTGCAATCCTTCTAGTCCTAAATTCTTCTGTAATCATCATCTGTCTTTCTTATTTTCTACCATCTAGATGATACTCTTACTATATAAGTACAAATTGAAAAACATATAAAACCTTTTTTTAAATGGGCAAGAGCATCCGTCCATGGATAGGAGCGGTCAGTTCCTTTTATAGCCCCGTGCCATGTAAAAACAGAGAGGAGATTAGCAGAATCCTCCTATTTTTTTAATAGTCACGACTTATATGGTGGAAAAATCGAAATAATTTTATATATTTACAAATAGCTCGATACGTTTCACGTAAAAACATTTAAGGTTATGTAATAAAAAAAGAAAGGAGCCATAAGCTCCTTTCTTTTTTATCGTCTACGACGATTACGTAAAAATGCTGGAATATCGATATCATCTGAATCTGTATTACGTTCATGCACAACAGGCTCTTCACGTTTCACTTCGCGCTTTACTTCACGTTGTTTTGGTGGTTGAACTGCTGGTTGTTGCTGCGCGTGATTTGTAGCTGCTGTAGGACGTACAAATGGTTTTGGCGGCTGAACTGTAATACTGTCATCAAAACCAGTTGCAATTACAGTAACAACAATTTCATCTTTTAAACTCTCATTAATTACAGAACCGAAAATCATATTTACTTCTGGGTCTGAAGCTGAAGCAACGATGTCTGCCGCTTCTTGCACTTCATATAAGCTTAAGTTTGTGCCCCCAGTAATATTCATAAGAACACCTTGCGCACCATCGATAGATGTTTCTAATAATGGACTAGAAATCGCACGTTTTGCCGCTTCTGCTGCACGATTTTCACCAGTTCCAACACCAATACCCATTAACGCAGAACCTTTGTTAGACATAATTGTTTTTACGTCTGCAAAGTCTAAGTTAATAAGACCAGGAGTAGCAA
Coding sequences within it:
- the spoIIGA gene encoding sigma-E processing peptidase SpoIIGA, giving the protein MVVYADVVWLLNACIDFLLLLLTATVLKKKIKRWRLVLGALIGSTIVIFAFTPFASMMTHPIMKLLYSLLIVYTAFGFTTFRDYTQTVFTFYFVTFMVGGGLIGTHFFLQTNEMVDGLVQAKAISYGDPVSWMFVILGFPIIYYFSKKRIENVEVTKIHYDQIVQVNIRLAENEIKLDGLIDSGNQLYDPLTKTPVMIMHVSSLEHFLPTWLTQQIYSKTEIPQIPENDSGWATRLRLIPFRAVGVDHQFLWAIKPDVVQIHHEGSDTVVNKVLIGLNTQQLSTNGEYQCIIHPKMLMSQKVTIA
- the sigE gene encoding RNA polymerase sporulation sigma factor SigE, translating into MAKIKFYFIYLWYKVLLKLGIKTDEIYYIGGSEALPPPLTKEEEEVLLNKLPKGDQAARSLLIERNLRLVVYIARKFENTGINIEDLISIGTIGLIKAVNTFNPEKKIKLATYASRCIENEILMHLRRNNKNRSEVSFDEPLNIDWDGNELLLSDVLGTDEDIITKDLEATVDRHLLMKALHQLNDREKQIMELRFGLAGGEEKTQKDVADMLGISQSYISRLEKRIIKRLRKEFNKMV